One Sebastes fasciatus isolate fSebFas1 unplaced genomic scaffold, fSebFas1.pri Scaffold_71, whole genome shotgun sequence genomic region harbors:
- the LOC141763858 gene encoding globoside alpha-1,3-N-acetylgalactosaminyltransferase 1-like isoform X1 yields MQLINSKVMTVILLSLLLLGVLYCYLYQSRFVSFGLNDASRENGPPADVIPVSYELHLVAPDHLQYKQPSLTQGRTDVVTVTPWLAPIVWEGCFNPVLLDSIYKPKNITVAATVFAVGKYIMFLKDFLETAEKHFFVGFKVHIYVFTDRPTEVPQVKMAAGRQMTVHSVPSSNRWQEISARRMELIQMLTEDLLRNHTDYIFCLDVDSRFHGRWGTESLGALVAVVHPGYYRDDRSRFPYERRTVSRAYVGPGEGDFYYCGGAFGGLLQEVHLLAKTCRSNFEADAREGIEAAWQEESHLNRYMWINKPSKVLSPEYLWQDFKPRNGELHIIRFSGVVKNYAAIRPNP; encoded by the exons ATGCAGCTGATCAACAGTAAAGTTATGACTGTGATTCTGCTGTCACTTCTGCTGCTGGG AGTGCTGTATTGCTACCTCTACCAGTCCAG attcGTGAGCTTCGGGCTGAACGACGCCAGTCGAGAGAACGG ACCTCCTGCTGATGTCATCCCTGTGAGTTATGAGCTCCACCTGGTGGCTCCTGATCA TCTGCAGTACAAACAGCCGAGCCTCACACAGGG TCGTACCGACGTGGTGACAGTGACGCCCTGGTTGGCTCCTATTGTCTGGGAGGGTTGCTTTAACCCGGTTCTACTCGACAGCATCTACAAACCAAAGAACATCACCGTCGCCGCCACCGTGTTCGCTGTCGGAAA GTACATCATGTTCCTGAAAGACTTCCTGGAGACGGCAGAGAAGCACTTCTTCGTTGGTTTCAAGGTGCATATTTACGTGTTCACCGACCGGCCGACCGAGGTGCCCCAAGTCAAAATGGCCGCCGGCAGACAG atGACGGTGCATTCGGTGCCCAGCTCCAATCGTTGGCAGGAGATCTCTGCTCGGAGGATGGAGCTCATCCAGATGCTGACAGAGGATCTTCTTCGTAACCACACCGACTACATCTTCTGTTTGGACGTCGACTCTCGGTTCCACGGCCGCTGGGGGACCGAGTCACTGGGCGCACTGGTCGCCGTGGTACATCCAG GTTACTACAGGGACGACCGGAGTAGGTTCCCCTACGAGCGGAGAACCGTGTCCAGAGCTTACGTGGGTCCTGGGGAGGGGGACTTCTACTACTGTGGGGGGGCGTTTGGAGGCCTCCTGCAGGAAGTACACCTGCTCGCCAAAACCTGCCGCTCCAACTTTGAGGCTGACGCCCGGGAAGGCATCGAGGCTGCCTGGCAGGAGGAGAGTCACCTGAACAG GTACATGTGGATCAACAAGCCCAGTAAGGTGCTCTCACCTGAGTACCTGTGGCAGGACTTCAAACCCAGAAACGGTGAACTTCACATCATCAGATTCTCCGGAGTTGTCAAGAACTACGCTGCGATCCGACCCAACCCCTGA
- the LOC141763858 gene encoding globoside alpha-1,3-N-acetylgalactosaminyltransferase 1-like isoform X2 has translation MFVFVNRFVSFGLNDASRENGPPADVIPVSYELHLVAPDHLQYKQPSLTQGRTDVVTVTPWLAPIVWEGCFNPVLLDSIYKPKNITVAATVFAVGKYIMFLKDFLETAEKHFFVGFKVHIYVFTDRPTEVPQVKMAAGRQMTVHSVPSSNRWQEISARRMELIQMLTEDLLRNHTDYIFCLDVDSRFHGRWGTESLGALVAVVHPGYYRDDRSRFPYERRTVSRAYVGPGEGDFYYCGGAFGGLLQEVHLLAKTCRSNFEADAREGIEAAWQEESHLNRYMWINKPSKVLSPEYLWQDFKPRNGELHIIRFSGVVKNYAAIRPNP, from the exons atgtttgtgtttgttaacagattcGTGAGCTTCGGGCTGAACGACGCCAGTCGAGAGAACGG ACCTCCTGCTGATGTCATCCCTGTGAGTTATGAGCTCCACCTGGTGGCTCCTGATCA TCTGCAGTACAAACAGCCGAGCCTCACACAGGG TCGTACCGACGTGGTGACAGTGACGCCCTGGTTGGCTCCTATTGTCTGGGAGGGTTGCTTTAACCCGGTTCTACTCGACAGCATCTACAAACCAAAGAACATCACCGTCGCCGCCACCGTGTTCGCTGTCGGAAA GTACATCATGTTCCTGAAAGACTTCCTGGAGACGGCAGAGAAGCACTTCTTCGTTGGTTTCAAGGTGCATATTTACGTGTTCACCGACCGGCCGACCGAGGTGCCCCAAGTCAAAATGGCCGCCGGCAGACAG atGACGGTGCATTCGGTGCCCAGCTCCAATCGTTGGCAGGAGATCTCTGCTCGGAGGATGGAGCTCATCCAGATGCTGACAGAGGATCTTCTTCGTAACCACACCGACTACATCTTCTGTTTGGACGTCGACTCTCGGTTCCACGGCCGCTGGGGGACCGAGTCACTGGGCGCACTGGTCGCCGTGGTACATCCAG GTTACTACAGGGACGACCGGAGTAGGTTCCCCTACGAGCGGAGAACCGTGTCCAGAGCTTACGTGGGTCCTGGGGAGGGGGACTTCTACTACTGTGGGGGGGCGTTTGGAGGCCTCCTGCAGGAAGTACACCTGCTCGCCAAAACCTGCCGCTCCAACTTTGAGGCTGACGCCCGGGAAGGCATCGAGGCTGCCTGGCAGGAGGAGAGTCACCTGAACAG GTACATGTGGATCAACAAGCCCAGTAAGGTGCTCTCACCTGAGTACCTGTGGCAGGACTTCAAACCCAGAAACGGTGAACTTCACATCATCAGATTCTCCGGAGTTGTCAAGAACTACGCTGCGATCCGACCCAACCCCTGA